In a genomic window of Tautonia rosea:
- the tnpB gene encoding IS66 family insertion sequence element accessory protein TnpB (TnpB, as the term is used for proteins encoded by IS66 family insertion elements, is considered an accessory protein, since TnpC, encoded by a neighboring gene, is a DDE family transposase.), with amino-acid sequence MLSLPPSVRILLAKDAADMRKGFDGLCQLVRDVLEEDPFTGHLFVFRNRRGDRLKILYWAGDGFAIWYRRLEKGTFRFPSPNEAETTSVTVKAGDLLMLLQGVDLSSVTRRPRYTREAI; translated from the coding sequence ATGCTGAGCTTGCCTCCTTCGGTTCGCATCCTCTTGGCCAAGGATGCGGCTGACATGCGCAAGGGATTCGACGGCCTCTGTCAGCTCGTCCGAGATGTCCTCGAGGAGGACCCATTCACCGGTCATCTCTTCGTCTTCCGCAATCGCAGGGGAGATCGCTTGAAGATCCTCTATTGGGCGGGGGATGGCTTCGCGATCTGGTACCGGCGGCTGGAGAAAGGGACCTTCCGATTCCCCAGTCCAAACGAGGCCGAAACGACCAGCGTCACGGTCAAGGCGGGGGACCTGCTCATGCTGTTGCAGGGAGTCGACCTCAGCTCCGTCACGCGACGGCCACGCTATACACGGGAGGCGATCTGA
- the tnpA gene encoding IS66 family insertion sequence element accessory protein TnpA — protein MAIRRGKPRDPHKERFWRETIEEQQRSGLSIAAYCQHHDLKAWTFRWWQHELRRRDRQGVQRSMTKRSGPSTDLVLSSAFLPVQVVPDDSGSSQDPTPIEIVLADRSTVRVGRGFDPTTLDAVLTVLEARRC, from the coding sequence ATGGCCATTCGACGCGGCAAGCCTCGCGATCCGCATAAAGAGCGCTTCTGGCGGGAGACCATCGAAGAGCAGCAACGCTCTGGGCTCTCCATCGCGGCCTACTGCCAACACCATGATCTGAAGGCATGGACCTTCCGCTGGTGGCAGCATGAGCTCCGGCGACGCGATCGCCAGGGTGTTCAACGCTCCATGACCAAGCGGAGCGGTCCCAGTACGGACCTGGTCCTCTCCTCGGCGTTCCTGCCGGTCCAGGTCGTGCCTGACGACTCCGGATCGTCCCAGGACCCAACACCGATCGAGATCGTCCTGGCTGACAGGTCGACCGTCCGAGTCGGACGCGGCTTCGATCCCACGACACTCGATGCCGTCCTCACCGTGCTGGAGGCCCGCCGATGCTGA